The following are encoded in a window of Terriglobia bacterium genomic DNA:
- a CDS encoding AAA family ATPase: MLTKLRIKNFKRFGEVVVDLGNPVVFIGPNNSGKTSALQALALWQAGVSRWNERRRGKGTPEKRPGVTINRRDLVSIPIPSANLLWRNLHVRDVQKTEKGQVTKTQNVRVDIVIEGVTRDKAWQCGLEFDYANEESFYCRPLRMSEDEGANRMPIPEEAGEVQVAFLPPMSGLAANETRLDQGAINVRIGEGKTAEVLRNLCYVIASTDHGLWEKLVTQIESLFGSRLDSPKYIPERGELEMTYRENDVQLDLSSSGRGLQQTLLLLAYMYANPNAVLLLDEPDAHLEILRQREIYQILSDVAVENANQVIAASHSEVLLNEAAGRDVVIAFVGKPHRINDRGSQLMKALEEIGFDQYYQAEQTGWVLYLEGSTDLAILRAFARRLGHKAGLDTLETPFVHYVGNQPADVARHFFGLREAVQELKGIAIFDRLERDLPANLGALGFTWQKKEIENYFCYPETLEAYATQTGIAGSGGPLFADSEANRRLAVMRESIKELEDALRTLGRGSPWDGNMKVSDDFLTPLFENYFKKLGLPNVMAKKNFQELALLVPADRLDVEVREKLDAIAAVAKSATSKPMPS; this comes from the coding sequence ATGCTCACAAAACTTCGCATCAAGAATTTCAAGCGGTTCGGCGAGGTCGTTGTAGACCTCGGCAATCCTGTAGTCTTCATCGGTCCAAATAACTCTGGCAAAACATCGGCTTTGCAGGCTCTCGCCTTGTGGCAGGCGGGCGTGAGCCGATGGAATGAACGGCGACGGGGCAAGGGCACGCCAGAGAAGAGACCAGGAGTCACGATCAACCGTCGAGACTTAGTGTCCATACCGATCCCGTCTGCAAACCTTCTTTGGAGAAATCTGCACGTCCGTGACGTCCAGAAGACGGAGAAGGGGCAGGTAACCAAAACGCAAAACGTGAGAGTCGATATTGTAATTGAGGGCGTCACCAGGGATAAAGCGTGGCAATGCGGTCTCGAATTCGATTATGCCAATGAGGAGTCTTTTTACTGTAGGCCATTGCGCATGTCCGAAGACGAGGGAGCAAATCGAATGCCGATACCGGAAGAAGCAGGCGAGGTGCAAGTAGCATTTCTGCCGCCTATGTCCGGTCTTGCGGCTAATGAGACCCGGTTAGATCAAGGAGCAATCAACGTCCGTATTGGCGAGGGCAAGACAGCAGAAGTCCTCAGAAACCTCTGCTATGTCATTGCAAGCACCGATCACGGACTGTGGGAAAAACTGGTAACGCAGATAGAGTCGCTGTTCGGTTCTCGATTGGATAGTCCGAAATACATACCAGAACGCGGCGAACTCGAGATGACATATCGTGAAAACGATGTGCAACTTGATTTATCGTCTTCTGGTCGAGGACTGCAACAGACACTCTTACTATTGGCATACATGTACGCCAATCCCAATGCAGTTCTCTTGTTAGACGAGCCGGATGCGCATTTAGAGATTTTGAGACAACGCGAAATCTACCAAATCCTCTCTGATGTTGCGGTGGAGAACGCAAACCAGGTCATCGCCGCCAGCCACTCAGAAGTGCTACTCAATGAAGCTGCAGGGAGGGATGTCGTAATCGCATTTGTCGGCAAACCACACCGAATCAACGACCGTGGCAGTCAACTGATGAAGGCTCTTGAGGAAATTGGTTTCGACCAGTATTACCAAGCTGAACAGACAGGCTGGGTACTCTACCTGGAAGGATCGACCGACCTAGCCATTCTCCGGGCATTTGCACGACGGCTTGGGCACAAGGCAGGTTTAGATACTCTCGAAACGCCGTTCGTGCATTACGTTGGAAATCAGCCAGCGGATGTCGCGAGGCACTTCTTCGGCCTGCGGGAGGCGGTGCAAGAACTTAAGGGTATCGCTATATTTGATCGCCTAGAGCGGGACTTGCCTGCAAACCTAGGCGCATTAGGATTTACTTGGCAGAAGAAAGAGATTGAGAATTATTTCTGCTACCCAGAGACTTTGGAAGCATATGCGACGCAGACCGGCATAGCGGGGTCTGGCGGGCCGCTGTTTGCCGATTCCGAGGCAAACCGGCGCTTAGCTGTGATGAGAGAATCCATAAAGGAATTGGAAGATGCTCTGCGCACTCTGGGACGTGGATCACCCTGGGACGGAAACATGAAGGTGAGCGACGATTTTCTCACCCCGTTGTTCGAAAATTACTTCAAGAAACTCGGCCTACCAAACGTAATGGCAAAGAAGAACTTCCAAGAACTCGCATTGCTAGTGCCAGCGGATAGATTGGACGTAGAAGTACGTGAAAAGCTGGACGCGATTGCGGCGGTAGCAAAATCTGCGACCTCCAAACCGATGCCGTCCTAA
- the hutH gene encoding histidine ammonia-lyase, with the protein MKVLHINGSELTLDELREAVYERRPVLLDPDARLRVQAARSVVDDIVERNEVAYAVTTGVGKLSDVRIAPEQIRELQVNLLRSHAVGVGEPLSEAEVRAMMLLRANSLAKGYSGVRTEVIDTLCEMLNRGVHPVVPSQGSVGASGDLAPLAHLALVLIGEGEAWHSDPKLRRPRRLGDPHARRHPGSEALKRADIKPLKLEAKEAISLINGTQAMVAVGALALLTAQNMADSADVIGAMSADALRGTDVAFDERIQHVRPHTGQMRSAANLRRMLEGSAIRESHRQCGRVQDAYSLRCMPQVHGAVYDALNYCAQVLEIEMNSAVDNPLVFVAPKQVGARQPAEPHGDVLSGGNFHGEPVAFALDFLAIALSALAGISERRIERLVNPSLNEGLPPFLASAAGLNSGFMMAQVTAAALVSENKVLAHPASVDSITTSGNKEDYVSMGMTGAIKLKKILANALHVLAIEAIAAAQALDFLAPLKPGKRAQQAMAAIRAVCPPLEHDRSLAADFARVAEVLKRGDLAAVLR; encoded by the coding sequence ATGAAAGTGCTCCACATCAACGGCTCCGAACTCACGCTCGACGAGCTGCGCGAGGCGGTGTACGAGCGGCGTCCCGTGCTGCTCGACCCGGACGCGCGCCTGCGCGTGCAGGCGGCGCGCAGCGTGGTGGACGACATCGTCGAACGGAACGAAGTCGCCTACGCGGTCACCACCGGCGTCGGCAAACTCTCCGACGTCCGCATCGCGCCCGAACAGATCCGCGAACTCCAGGTAAACCTGCTGCGCTCGCACGCGGTCGGAGTCGGCGAGCCGCTCAGCGAGGCGGAAGTCCGCGCCATGATGCTGCTGCGCGCCAATTCCCTCGCCAAGGGATATTCCGGAGTTCGCACCGAGGTGATTGACACGCTCTGCGAGATGCTCAACCGCGGCGTGCATCCCGTGGTTCCGTCGCAAGGCAGCGTGGGCGCCAGCGGCGACCTCGCGCCCCTGGCTCATCTCGCGCTGGTGCTGATCGGCGAAGGCGAAGCCTGGCATTCCGACCCGAAATTGCGGCGGCCGCGGCGCCTCGGCGATCCGCACGCCCGCCGCCATCCCGGCAGCGAGGCTCTCAAGCGCGCCGACATCAAGCCGCTGAAGCTGGAAGCCAAGGAAGCCATCTCCCTGATCAACGGCACCCAGGCGATGGTCGCGGTGGGCGCCCTGGCGCTGCTGACGGCGCAGAACATGGCGGATTCCGCCGACGTGATCGGCGCCATGTCGGCCGACGCGCTGCGCGGCACCGATGTCGCCTTCGACGAGCGCATCCAGCACGTTCGCCCGCATACCGGGCAGATGCGCAGCGCCGCCAATCTGCGCCGCATGCTGGAAGGCAGCGCCATCCGCGAGTCGCACCGCCAGTGCGGGCGCGTGCAGGACGCCTATTCGCTGCGCTGCATGCCGCAGGTGCACGGCGCCGTCTACGACGCGCTCAACTACTGCGCGCAAGTGCTGGAAATCGAGATGAACTCCGCGGTGGACAACCCGCTGGTCTTCGTCGCGCCCAAGCAGGTCGGTGCGCGGCAACCGGCCGAGCCGCACGGCGACGTCCTCTCCGGCGGAAACTTCCACGGCGAACCGGTGGCCTTCGCGCTCGACTTTCTCGCCATTGCGCTCAGCGCGCTGGCCGGAATTTCCGAGCGCCGCATCGAGCGCCTGGTGAACCCCTCGCTCAACGAGGGGCTGCCGCCGTTTCTGGCGAGCGCCGCCGGACTGAACTCGGGATTCATGATGGCGCAGGTCACCGCCGCGGCGCTGGTCAGCGAGAACAAGGTGCTGGCGCACCCCGCCTCGGTGGATTCCATCACCACCTCCGGCAACAAGGAAGATTACGTATCCATGGGAATGACCGGGGCCATCAAGTTGAAGAAGATTCTTGCCAATGCGCTCCACGTGCTCGCCATCGAAGCCATCGCCGCGGCGCAAGCGTTGGACTTTCTGGCGCCGCTCAAGCCCGGCAAGCGCGCGCAGCAGGCCATGGCAGCGATTCGTGCCGTCTGCCCGCCTTTGGAGCACGATCGCAGCCTCGCTGCGGATTTCGCGCGGGTCGCCGAAGTCCTCAAGCGCGGCGACCTGGCGGCGGTACTGCGCTAG
- a CDS encoding antibiotic biosynthesis monooxygenase, producing the protein MITRVVEIKTKPGKAKELCRKLHNDVLGILQSHPGFVDEIVLIADHDADQVLAMSFWKTKADAADFHHLEFKRINEMIQHLAHTAAKVHIYDVETSTVHHVAKGKATPAAVAL; encoded by the coding sequence ATGATCACTCGCGTTGTCGAGATCAAAACCAAGCCCGGCAAGGCCAAGGAACTTTGCCGCAAGCTGCACAATGACGTGCTTGGCATTCTGCAGTCCCATCCCGGCTTTGTTGACGAAATCGTTCTCATCGCCGACCACGACGCCGACCAGGTGCTCGCCATGAGCTTTTGGAAGACCAAGGCTGACGCCGCGGACTTTCACCACCTGGAGTTCAAGCGCATCAATGAAATGATCCAGCACCTGGCGCACACCGCGGCCAAGGTGCACATCTATGACGTCGAGACCTCGACCGTGCACCACGTCGCCAAGGGAAAGGCCACGCCGGCGGCGGTGGCCTTGTAA
- a CDS encoding VWA domain-containing protein, with protein MAHSFPKTAVLIAVLFGVAATALAQESSPQRETDDTVQTFKVDVNVVNVYFNVKDKHGLLISTLAKDQFEIYEDGKPQTIKYFSAESNQPLTLGMLIDSSVSQERVLPIEKEVGAAFLREVLREKDLAFVIGFDVNVDLLQDFTNDPRDLRAGMNRARINGGGGGGGLPGLGGGPIPISNPKGTLLYDAVYLASNEKLGREVGRKAMILLTDGEDQGSSLKIRDAIEAAQRADAMVYVLLIADRGFYGGFGYSGDKDMKKLCQETGGRVIEVGNKQDKLKQAFDQVAAELRSQYSIGYTPTNNKRDGTYRKVEVKAKGSDYRVQARAGYYAPSSRDRAGGEP; from the coding sequence ATGGCCCACTCCTTCCCGAAAACTGCGGTTCTGATTGCGGTCCTGTTCGGCGTGGCCGCAACCGCGCTCGCCCAGGAATCGTCCCCCCAGCGCGAGACTGACGACACCGTCCAGACCTTCAAGGTGGACGTGAACGTCGTCAACGTGTATTTCAACGTCAAGGACAAGCACGGCCTGCTGATCTCCACCCTTGCCAAGGACCAGTTCGAAATCTACGAGGACGGCAAGCCGCAGACCATCAAGTACTTTTCCGCCGAATCCAATCAGCCCCTCACCCTCGGCATGCTCATTGACAGCAGCGTGAGCCAGGAGCGCGTGCTCCCCATCGAGAAGGAAGTGGGCGCGGCGTTCCTGCGCGAAGTCCTGCGCGAAAAGGACCTGGCGTTCGTCATCGGCTTCGACGTAAACGTTGACCTGTTGCAGGACTTCACCAACGACCCGCGCGACCTGCGCGCCGGCATGAATCGCGCGCGCATCAACGGCGGCGGTGGCGGAGGAGGCCTGCCCGGCCTGGGCGGCGGTCCCATCCCCATCAGCAACCCGAAAGGCACCTTGCTCTACGACGCCGTCTATCTTGCCTCCAATGAAAAGCTGGGGCGCGAGGTCGGCCGCAAGGCCATGATCCTGCTCACCGACGGCGAGGACCAGGGCAGCAGCTTGAAGATCCGCGACGCCATCGAGGCTGCCCAGAGGGCGGATGCCATGGTGTACGTGCTGCTCATCGCCGACCGCGGCTTCTACGGCGGGTTTGGCTACTCCGGTGACAAGGACATGAAGAAGCTCTGCCAGGAGACCGGCGGCCGCGTCATCGAGGTTGGCAACAAGCAGGACAAGCTCAAGCAGGCGTTCGACCAGGTGGCGGCCGAACTCCGCAGCCAGTACAGCATCGGCTACACGCCCACCAACAACAAGCGCGACGGTACCTATCGCAAGGTGGAAGTGAAGGCCAAAGGCAGCGATTACCGCGTGCAGGCGCGCGCCGGCTACTACGCGCCTTCGTCCCGGGACCGCGCCGGCGGCGAGCCGTAG
- a CDS encoding VWA domain-containing protein produces the protein MIRVPLDKNVAVSMGNKMMKEAKRRNQTRGTAVAALLLALASGPALAQQPPGTPPTGQSNIPDAPSASRPVEKFPAANETVTPPPPAEITTVPPGGAGLIPGSGRDELFTLTKNVNFVVVPVTVKDGSGHLVEGLSRQNFRVLEDGVEQRMTFFTSDPFPLTAAVVIDLGIQEVEFRKVRDSLPALVGAFGQFDEVGLYTFGTTVQKVQEFTPTSSNKVSQAMDRIRKKATARSGGAPVVGGPFGYPPSVNGRPVDPGQNPTPSYTGQREAKVLNDAVLQAALDLARGSPTRRKVIFVVSDGTEFHSSATYGEVLKVLLTNQISVYAVGVGGAAIPGYGQAQKIHLPKMGYGDVLPKYASATGGAVFSEFSPSAIEQAYSRLTEEARNQYTIGYTTRATPSSKYRDVEVRVDQPGLRVNSRQGYYPLPPQRPTP, from the coding sequence ATGATAAGAGTGCCGCTGGACAAGAATGTTGCTGTCAGCATGGGAAATAAGATGATGAAGGAAGCGAAACGTCGCAACCAGACGCGTGGCACGGCTGTGGCGGCGCTGCTGTTGGCGCTGGCCTCCGGTCCTGCCCTGGCACAACAACCGCCCGGTACGCCTCCCACCGGCCAGTCGAACATTCCCGATGCGCCGTCGGCCAGCCGTCCGGTGGAGAAGTTTCCCGCCGCCAACGAAACCGTCACGCCGCCGCCGCCGGCGGAAATCACCACCGTGCCGCCGGGCGGCGCCGGGCTGATCCCGGGCAGCGGCCGCGACGAACTCTTCACCCTGACCAAGAACGTGAACTTCGTGGTGGTGCCGGTGACGGTGAAAGACGGGTCGGGACACCTGGTGGAAGGATTGTCGCGGCAGAATTTTCGCGTGCTGGAAGATGGGGTGGAGCAGCGGATGACTTTCTTCACCAGCGATCCGTTTCCGCTGACCGCGGCGGTGGTCATTGACCTGGGCATCCAGGAGGTGGAATTCCGCAAGGTGCGCGATTCGCTACCGGCGCTGGTGGGGGCGTTCGGGCAGTTCGATGAGGTCGGACTGTACACCTTCGGCACGACGGTGCAGAAGGTCCAGGAGTTCACGCCGACCAGCAGCAACAAGGTCAGCCAGGCGATGGACCGGATCCGCAAGAAAGCGACGGCGCGCTCGGGTGGAGCGCCGGTGGTGGGCGGCCCGTTTGGCTATCCGCCTTCGGTGAACGGCCGGCCGGTTGATCCCGGGCAGAACCCGACGCCCAGTTATACGGGGCAACGCGAAGCCAAGGTGCTGAACGACGCCGTGCTGCAGGCGGCGCTGGACCTGGCGCGGGGAAGCCCGACGCGGCGCAAGGTGATTTTCGTGGTCAGTGACGGAACGGAGTTCCACTCGTCGGCGACGTACGGCGAGGTGCTGAAGGTCCTGCTGACGAATCAGATTTCGGTGTACGCGGTGGGTGTGGGGGGAGCGGCGATTCCGGGCTACGGGCAAGCACAGAAGATTCACCTCCCGAAGATGGGCTACGGCGACGTCTTGCCGAAATACGCCTCCGCCACCGGCGGCGCGGTGTTCAGCGAGTTCAGCCCGTCCGCCATCGAACAGGCCTACAGCCGCCTGACGGAAGAAGCCCGCAACCAGTACACCATCGGCTACACGACGCGGGCCACGCCCTCGAGCAAGTACCGGGATGTCGAGGTCAGGGTGGACCAGCCGGGATTGAGGGTCAACTCGAGGCAGGGATATTACCCGTTGCCGCCGCAGCGTCCGACCCCTTGA
- a CDS encoding gliding-motility protein MglA, with product MSFINFAAREINCKIVYYGAGLGGKTTNLQYIFDKTSEKQKGKMISLATETDRTLFFDFLPLDLGTVRGFKTRFHLYTVPGQVFYDASRKLILRGVDGVVFVADSQDERMDANVEALENLRDNMKEHGYDFTKIPYVLQLNKRDLPNALPVDSLKKELAKRSEPVFESVAVQGVGVFETLKDVAKQVLIELKKG from the coding sequence TTGAGTTTCATCAATTTCGCAGCGCGCGAGATCAACTGCAAGATCGTCTACTACGGCGCCGGCCTGGGCGGCAAGACCACCAATCTGCAATACATTTTCGACAAGACTTCCGAAAAACAGAAAGGGAAGATGATTTCCCTTGCCACGGAAACCGATCGCACCCTGTTTTTCGACTTCCTGCCGCTGGACCTGGGGACGGTGCGCGGCTTCAAGACCCGGTTCCACCTCTACACCGTACCGGGGCAGGTGTTCTATGACGCCAGCCGCAAGCTGATCCTGCGCGGAGTGGATGGCGTGGTGTTCGTCGCCGACTCCCAGGATGAGCGCATGGACGCCAACGTGGAAGCCCTGGAGAACCTGCGCGACAACATGAAGGAGCACGGGTACGACTTCACCAAGATCCCGTACGTGCTCCAGTTGAACAAGCGCGACCTGCCCAATGCCTTGCCGGTGGACAGTTTGAAGAAAGAACTGGCAAAACGCTCCGAACCGGTGTTTGAGTCAGTGGCGGTCCAGGGCGTCGGCGTGTTCGAGACGCTCAAGGACGTCGCGAAGCAGGTGCTGATTGAGTTGAAGAAGGGGTGA
- a CDS encoding M48 family metalloprotease yields MRHTSGCTRAVAVLLVFLIACPAWMLAGVGNDPVLPDPGLAAPRDQQIQLGQRALAEVARQMPILPDNSPLSRYVQSLGQRLDSVIPQQYNWPYQFHVVQQKEINAFALPGGPVFVNVGTILAAENEAELAGVIAHEMSHVYMQHSIKGMRKQGTTQAAGQILGGVLGAVLGGPAGALANMGAQLGAGVISMRYSRADEAQADAVGAIIMYKAGYNPIRLAQFFLRLEQKARSGGPQFLSDHPDPGNRVQAVQDEIRNWPARQYHDSSPEFAQAKQDASSIRAYSAQQIHQMAQSGQIHDVSGPDDDQTAPACSRNRSSSEVMPSGGFERFQGPFSLEYPSNWQPLQGQQSGSVTFAPQSGVAQNGISHGAVVSPFQPQNTNDFDGATQQLIASLQQQNPGMRQAGNIQKIRVNGVLGRSVDLLGQSPLAGRDGQPLQERDWLVTLPGNDGAGVSLIFVAPENDFSRLRPTFEQMLKSFHLNQ; encoded by the coding sequence GTGAGACATACCTCGGGCTGCACCCGTGCTGTCGCGGTCCTGCTCGTTTTCCTGATCGCCTGTCCGGCGTGGATGCTGGCGGGAGTGGGCAACGACCCTGTCCTGCCCGATCCCGGCCTGGCAGCCCCCAGGGATCAGCAAATCCAACTCGGCCAGCGAGCCCTCGCCGAGGTTGCCAGGCAGATGCCGATCCTGCCGGACAACAGCCCGCTCAGCCGCTACGTCCAGTCGCTCGGCCAGAGGCTCGACTCCGTCATTCCGCAGCAATACAACTGGCCGTATCAGTTCCATGTCGTGCAGCAAAAAGAGATCAATGCCTTCGCCCTGCCCGGCGGACCCGTGTTCGTCAATGTCGGCACCATCCTGGCCGCCGAAAACGAAGCCGAACTTGCGGGCGTAATCGCCCACGAGATGTCGCACGTCTATATGCAGCACTCCATCAAGGGCATGCGCAAGCAGGGCACAACGCAGGCGGCAGGACAGATTCTGGGCGGCGTGCTTGGCGCCGTGCTCGGTGGCCCCGCCGGAGCGCTGGCCAATATGGGCGCCCAACTCGGCGCCGGCGTCATCAGCATGAGGTACTCGCGCGCCGATGAAGCCCAGGCCGACGCGGTTGGCGCCATCATCATGTACAAAGCCGGTTACAATCCCATCCGGCTGGCGCAATTCTTCCTCAGGCTGGAACAGAAGGCAAGAAGTGGCGGGCCGCAGTTCCTCAGCGACCACCCCGATCCCGGCAACCGCGTCCAGGCCGTGCAGGACGAAATCAGGAACTGGCCGGCGCGCCAGTACCACGACAGCAGCCCGGAATTCGCGCAGGCCAAGCAGGACGCGAGCAGCATTCGCGCCTATTCCGCGCAGCAGATTCATCAGATGGCGCAGAGCGGCCAGATCCACGACGTCAGCGGCCCTGACGACGACCAGACCGCGCCTGCTTGCTCGCGCAACCGATCGTCGTCGGAGGTCATGCCCAGCGGCGGCTTCGAGCGCTTCCAGGGACCGTTCTCCCTGGAATATCCCAGCAACTGGCAGCCCCTACAGGGCCAGCAGTCCGGCTCAGTCACTTTCGCGCCGCAGTCCGGCGTTGCACAAAACGGAATTTCTCATGGCGCGGTGGTTTCACCGTTCCAGCCGCAGAACACCAATGACTTCGACGGCGCCACCCAGCAGTTGATCGCCAGTCTCCAGCAGCAGAATCCTGGCATGCGCCAGGCCGGCAATATTCAGAAAATCCGCGTCAACGGCGTGTTGGGGAGGTCGGTAGACCTGCTGGGCCAATCGCCCCTCGCCGGTCGCGATGGGCAGCCGCTGCAGGAGCGCGATTGGCTGGTCACGCTGCCCGGCAACGACGGCGCCGGGGTCTCGCTGATCTTTGTCGCTCCGGAGAATGACTTCTCCCGCCTGCGCCCCACCTTCGAGCAGATGCTGAAGAGCTTCCACCTGAATCAGTAG
- a CDS encoding putative glycoside hydrolase, translating into MSRSVGPVVVAVASLVLLAAMIFSASAWTLTSAHHQPKTSFAAASAVTTPAPSAVSLPMAPPGTVLHVVAKGELLPHVIRKYWAASSYMSHSEMEAALRQRNSGIKGIALKPGETLIVPGMEGPITQQPVPVARDYEVRAIYLTGVMAGSVNGMNLIQRWRAAGGNAVVFDVKDSDGIVNIPFQHPLNTGGPHPYVPNLPKLTRWLHQQGMHVIARIAIFRDEKLVTQHPELAVQSRARGGAWRENGKLVWTDPSKPEVQQYNIALARQAALDGVDEVQFDYVRFPAEGDQKDAGFYFDSHPLHRPGKGPDGKDIPAPPTQRGDVVADFLSKAYAELHPMKVLFSLDVFGVMAWQRPIDLAHTGQDISLMAKYCDVLSPMIYPSHFFGMDGYKVPGDAPEHFISESMERFKKVTAGSGVILRPWLQAFGWKTPSYSPQYVETQVKVAKQNGGIGFLFWNARNDYSKPFTAMPDMRRNPQFFRGDELPKMKTASGQEKPAAAAAAKS; encoded by the coding sequence ATGTCCAGGTCAGTCGGCCCCGTTGTAGTCGCCGTCGCCAGCCTTGTCCTGCTTGCCGCAATGATATTTTCCGCGAGCGCATGGACGCTCACCAGCGCCCACCATCAGCCGAAAACCAGCTTCGCCGCAGCGTCGGCGGTTACGACGCCGGCGCCCAGTGCCGTCTCCTTGCCCATGGCGCCGCCAGGAACCGTGCTGCACGTGGTCGCCAAGGGTGAGCTTCTGCCCCACGTTATTCGGAAATACTGGGCTGCGAGTTCGTACATGTCGCACTCCGAGATGGAAGCCGCGTTGCGGCAGCGCAACAGCGGGATCAAGGGAATCGCGCTCAAGCCGGGGGAAACCCTGATTGTCCCCGGGATGGAAGGGCCAATCACGCAGCAACCGGTCCCGGTGGCGCGCGATTACGAGGTCCGGGCCATTTACCTGACCGGCGTCATGGCGGGCAGCGTGAATGGAATGAACCTGATCCAGCGCTGGCGCGCCGCCGGCGGCAACGCCGTGGTGTTTGACGTCAAGGACAGCGACGGCATCGTCAATATTCCGTTCCAGCACCCGCTGAATACCGGCGGGCCGCATCCCTATGTTCCGAACCTGCCGAAATTGACGCGCTGGCTGCACCAGCAGGGCATGCACGTCATCGCTCGCATCGCGATCTTTCGCGACGAGAAGCTGGTGACCCAGCATCCCGAGCTGGCGGTGCAATCGCGCGCGCGCGGCGGGGCGTGGCGCGAAAACGGCAAGCTGGTGTGGACCGACCCGTCCAAGCCCGAGGTGCAGCAGTACAACATCGCGCTGGCGCGACAGGCGGCCCTGGACGGCGTGGACGAGGTGCAGTTCGACTATGTCCGCTTCCCTGCCGAGGGCGACCAGAAGGACGCCGGCTTCTACTTCGATTCGCATCCTCTGCACCGGCCGGGCAAGGGTCCCGACGGCAAGGATATCCCGGCCCCGCCCACGCAGCGCGGCGACGTGGTTGCCGACTTCCTGTCGAAGGCGTATGCCGAGCTGCACCCGATGAAGGTGCTGTTCTCCCTCGACGTTTTCGGCGTGATGGCGTGGCAGCGCCCGATTGACCTGGCGCACACCGGGCAGGACATCTCGCTGATGGCCAAGTATTGCGACGTGCTCTCGCCGATGATCTATCCCTCGCACTTCTTCGGCATGGACGGCTACAAGGTGCCGGGCGACGCGCCGGAGCACTTCATCTCGGAATCCATGGAGCGTTTCAAGAAGGTCACGGCCGGCAGCGGCGTGATACTGCGACCCTGGCTGCAGGCCTTCGGCTGGAAGACGCCGAGCTATTCGCCGCAGTATGTCGAGACGCAGGTCAAGGTGGCCAAGCAGAATGGGGGCATCGGGTTCCTGTTCTGGAACGCCCGCAACGACTACAGCAAGCCTTTCACGGCGATGCCCGACATGCGCCGCAACCCGCAGTTCTTCCGGGGCGACGAATTGCCCAAAATGAAGACGGCGAGCGGGCAAGAGAAGCCGGCGGCGGCAGCAGCGGCGAAGAGCTAG
- a CDS encoding branched-chain amino acid transaminase, translated as MAIQKTDKIWHNGKLIPWEEANIHVMSHVVNYGSSVFEGIRCYAQPKGPAIFRAQEHMQRLLDSAKIYRMDVAYSRDELVNAMVEVIGINNVFPCYIRPLVLRGYGEAGVNPLSSPIEVFIVNYPWGKYLGQGSDEGVDVCVSSWTRIAPNTLPAMSKSGANYMNSQLIKMEAILNGYVEGIALDANGYVSEGSGENLFVVRQGNLHTAPLGNSVLPGITRDSVIRIANDLRITVVEQPIPREMLYIADEVFFSGTAAEITSIRSVDKITVGKGVIGPVTTAIKKDFYGIINGTEPDRYHWLTPVPVKKNTQQPVTV; from the coding sequence ATGGCCATTCAGAAGACCGACAAAATCTGGCATAACGGAAAGCTGATTCCCTGGGAAGAAGCCAACATCCACGTGATGTCGCACGTGGTGAACTATGGGTCGTCGGTGTTTGAGGGGATCCGCTGTTACGCTCAGCCGAAGGGGCCGGCGATTTTCCGCGCGCAGGAACACATGCAGCGGCTGCTGGATTCGGCAAAGATCTACCGCATGGACGTCGCCTACAGCCGCGATGAGCTGGTCAACGCGATGGTCGAAGTGATCGGCATCAACAATGTTTTCCCGTGCTACATCCGCCCGCTGGTTCTGCGCGGCTACGGAGAGGCGGGCGTCAACCCGCTTAGTTCGCCCATCGAGGTTTTCATCGTCAATTACCCGTGGGGAAAGTATCTCGGCCAGGGATCGGACGAGGGCGTGGACGTCTGCGTCTCCTCGTGGACGCGGATTGCGCCCAACACGCTGCCGGCGATGTCGAAGAGCGGCGCCAACTACATGAACTCGCAGCTCATCAAGATGGAAGCCATCCTCAACGGCTATGTCGAGGGCATCGCGCTGGACGCCAACGGCTACGTCAGCGAAGGCTCGGGCGAAAACCTGTTCGTGGTGCGCCAGGGAAACCTGCACACCGCGCCGCTGGGCAACTCGGTGCTGCCGGGGATCACGCGCGATTCGGTGATCCGCATTGCCAATGACCTGCGGATCACGGTGGTCGAGCAGCCCATCCCGCGCGAGATGCTGTACATCGCGGACGAGGTGTTCTTCTCCGGGACGGCGGCCGAGATTACCTCCATCCGCTCGGTGGACAAAATCACCGTCGGCAAGGGCGTGATCGGGCCGGTGACCACGGCGATCAAGAAAGACTTCTACGGGATCATCAACGGCACCGAACCCGACCGCTATCACTGGCTGACCCCGGTGCCGGTGAAGAAGAATACGCAACAGCCGGTGACAGTGTAG